In Anastrepha obliqua isolate idAnaObli1 unplaced genomic scaffold, idAnaObli1_1.0 ptg000009l, whole genome shotgun sequence, the DNA window CTGCAACTGTTACTGTCGAACGTAGTATGACGCCATTCAATGCAATTATTGAACGAGCAGATGAATATTCGgaatatctaaaaaaaacaaaaatctgtgaCACTACACGATActtgtcataaaaattatacTCGAAAATCTTCTATTGCGTTAGCTAACTGGCTGTGACACTACATCTGCATTTTACAGGAGAGGTAAAACGACtgtcttaaaaatttttgaaaaacaagatTTAGTTCAATGTGccgaagttttcaaaaaaagttgattcAACTCCAGAAGAAGATATCACCAGCAGAATTAGTTTTCTTCTCTGTATGTACGGAGCGCCTAAGAAAACTACCTGTTTAGATAAATATCGATATGCATGTTTTGTTATGAATactcgaaataaaaaaagtgcaatTAACTTGTCTTCCTCTAACGTCTGTCGCTGGTCATTAACATCTTTTCCGGGTGTATTACCCAGTTCAAGTAAGGCTTGGTAAACAGCTAGACCCAACAGATTGGGGTTGGAGGTTAATATAATACATTAGAACCGATTCAGATTTTACTGCCACCTGCACCAGAGAAAATACTGAACACGATTTTTTGTAACTGTAAAAAAGGAAGCAGTGCCAAATGTGATTGCAAAAAAGTTGGTATGTATTGTTCTCTGGCGTGCACAAATTGTCAAGGACGATCGTGTTCTTATGTTGAATCATCAACAGCAGAAGATTCGTAGTCTTGATACTTTTGTTTAGTTAATGGTAATAAATAGTAGGGCGGATgctatagccgaatgggttggtgcaagactaccatttggaagtgcagAGTTTCGAATCTGTGGGCATCTACCAAAGAGCGTAAGCGATAATTATACTATATATTAGTAATATTGATGAGTTagattaattttattcatactCATCTTAACTCAAAACGTTGTctaaaaattttaggaaaaataataaagttcattttaaCGTAACTCAACAGCAAGTTGTTTGCAAGGATTCAATTAAGGATTAAGAAACATTCGTTATTTGAGCTAAACTCGAAAAAGTCATTACCCTAGTATTATTGACCTATCCACTTTCACTTAGATTCAGTCAATACCGATTTGGTCTGGCACTCTGTGTAATATACGTAGTCATGAAGAAAGAATAGTAGTATCCCCGCGTAAGTAGTTTTAGAGGTAAAAACCATTGTTATATAAAAGGTTTCCCCTTGCCGATATATCGAAACTAAGCTTCTGTCGTATCAGcgaaaaaattatctttaaaacgGTATACGTTGCATTGAGACATTTTATCTCGACTCAAAGAAATCAAACTTttgttatcattttatttttgttgcactTTTGTACATTAAAATACTTGTCTATTTGCTCAGGAGAATAGAATTACGGTTGAATgggattttaatttttgttggacATCTTCGCTTCGCTTTACAGTATTTTCACCGATCTATTCAATTGAAAATTCCTACTTCTTCCATTAAGCTCCAAAGTTAGTATAATAATATATACAgtcttatacaaatttttttaacccttttgtGTCTTTTTCGgtgtgggtcttgatgttgttccacaaatggagggacctacagtttcaagcctactccgaacggcagatattttctatgaggaactttttcatggcagaaatacactcggaggcttgccattgcctgctgaggggcgaccgctattagaaaaaaactttttttttcttaattttgatgtttcaccgagctttgaaccgacgttctctctctgaataccgaatggtagtcacgcactaacccattcggccacggcggccgaaTATCTACTTACTACAAAAAGGGAGAGTGAGCGTTGTTCAGCTGGTCTttgtttaaactaaatttttttcattttcttatattcaatatatacctatatacaatatataaaaaatatacatatatatgttaaaaatatacatacatatacattgtGGAAGTGTTGCATCTCTCTTCTTTTATACTCATATGAAGTATGCAATAGTTTCAAAACGCAAAAGGAttcattagaaaaatttaattatttaatgttatattgaaatttatgtCAGTGCGTGCGGGCATGTTTTTTTTCGCTTTAcagttttctttttaactaaGCTCTAATTGTCTCGTGTGGAGTTGCCTAATCCCTCATCGGGCGcatcccaggtggtggatagggaagctCTAGCATCACAATAGTGGCCTTCCCAGCTGGGTTAGGTTCCAagactcgtgtgatgactcaaagttggcattgAATCAGGGTGCCATTCGCGAACCAAACTTCCTAGCCAGTCCCGAACAAAAACCGATAAtcattacccaagtctctcgCCTTTAtcagcgagagcgcatcctggaggagttGGGGGTGCGATCGCAATCTCCTCTCTTTCAGAGGCAGATAATCGTTCCCTGGTTTCGGAGGGTTGCGATGTGAAGTCATTGCGGTTGCGACATGATCTCCCAGGGAAGCTGGGAAACCGAAGAGTAAGGCGAAGAATGAAAGGAGAATGCGGATGCCGaagctcatgcgggagaaatcctcacgtggctctgccggccctttTGCGTCTGTGTCTTCCGAAAGACATCGGTCGGCGAAAGTGACtcccacggaagctaccgagtACTCGGGGGGCACAGGCGCTCCCAAATCGTCTCGCTCTGGACATAAGCGGAGGAAGACCgtggctgaaagcagcacaaCTCCCTGCCCTGAAGTTGCTGCTGATGTCCGCGCCACGACCCCCCCACGGTACGGGCGTGAGCTccgcgccagtcaatgtggccaaaccaaaattcaatgtgcCTGGAgggggttgagtatttgtggattacgaacAGTGACAGTTATGTtagccgctttatgctgctgatgaagctcatcaaatttttgatatcaaggcttgctatatcagcaggcgtaggaaagaagtgagaacAAAGTTGCTTAGATCTTAGTCTCGCAAGAGCTGTGCAGTTAAGGAGAAGGTACTAATATGATTCCATTTCACCCTCCATACAGCCCAAGCAAAAAAGACTCGAAGTAATCCTAAGTCTCACGGCATGCATACCTACCTAGAGCGCACATTTTCAAGGGAATCCCGATTCTCTCCTTTCGCTGGGAAACTACCTCCCAGGTAGCTTGATTGGCCAGCTCGTACGCTTAGCAGTTTCCCCCAATGTCGCTTTGACCAGATACCCAGATTAGTCGTATGTCAcagaattcggatgcaatcggaAGTGAACCAAGGCATTCACAGACCAGTCTCAAATGCTCCATAATTGAGCCCAGGACCCTAACTGCTGCTtagctatcggagtaaatatttaatttcttaacagttattacagTTGCATTGCAGCTACTTCTACTTGGAACACACTgtagtgatccggtaacctgaatttgagtttgatgagGACCTCtgcgcagaatactcctccgagctccgtcttaagaggattcgcCAACAAGCCGCAGCCCGCTGCCCATCGAAAAACTActttcagatatccctgcatcaaatCATACAGGATATACTTTCCCCTAACTATTAGTGCCTCGTAGTCCATGTAGGCAATCGCTCTGCAGTCTCttctcaccagctcctccaacaAGTCATTGATAATGATAACCCAAAGAAATAGTGAGACAACACAGTAAGCATATTGGGTATGCGAcaaacgcccccgaggaatttccTTTCCTATGTGGAGATCAATTATTATCTCAAGGGCTTTCAGCAAGAAATTTGAAAGGCTGATTGGCCTGGTACTCCTCGTGAGTGGCAGCCCTCTATACCTCAACAGAAGGTTATCCAAGAGTCCCTCTTGGCCTTCCTAACCTCGGACTTATAAATTCTTAAGCAGACTTATAGATAAGcagttattattgtttttaaaaatagttatgCTGACATTAAAGAAATGCGAAAACATAAAACGGATAATGTCTCCTCTGCCCTTATCTAACTTAGCGCTGAGGTGAAAGATCTTCGTGTTTGTGTTCTTCCTTGTCAGTATCAagcaaagaaaaacataaatggGGAAATCAAAGCAAAGCAACGAGAGCAACGATTAGCAATGACGTCTATAAACTCGACTACACATCTGCTGATGCTGTCGCTAACAACTCTCACTCCGTTGATGTAATTGTATCGGATCGCTCATATGCTCCTTTGACAGAATCGACTGTAATGCAGATGTTACTATGCAAGAGCGATTAACTGCGCACGAAATATAAGCTGGTAAAGCTACTACTGCTAAAATGGCCCCTTTGCGCTCTTTTTCTTGTGCAAATTTTGCTTCCATTGCTTAAAATGGCAATGTTAAAATTGAAAACCATTCGAGTAAGAAATAACAAGGCATAGATGGATTCACTTTTCATCTTTTGCGAATTCTTTCACAACTGATAGCATTGTTACATACGTTTCAAAGCAAACGTCTATGATTCAAATTTGATTTCCAGCCATATGCTTGTTAAAAAAGATATTGATATAAAACATTaaagcgaattaattttaaactaagCATCTCGGCATCACATTATGATATTCTTCTGAATTCAGCATTATTATTAGTTATTGTAATACTGTGTGTaggtaagaaaaattttatggtttttctTGGCAAGAGCTGAGATAAATTGGCCTTATTTTAACACTTCATACTTAATAATTGTGGAAATACTGCAATAAGTCCCATTTGTAATTAAATTCAgtgttataaaatataataaatcgaACTTTAGTTCTAATCTGACAGAAGTATCGACATTACAATTTACCTTATGAGGTAATTCCTCTATGTCAAAACCAACGTGATCATCCCATTTCAAAGAAACTTGTATCTGGAAATAAAAGGGAAATGGATTAATAGGTTAATGAGAAACAATTGCACCATACCACAGTCGGATTTTTATGTACTCCGAACAACCAAGgtcttttttttaaaacaggTTTTTGAAGcgtgtatttaatatttttattatccatTGTAATAATACTTCCAGAGGTTAGAATGGAATCATTTGGTGCACTGCTGGTAGATGGATACGAAAGTGAGTGAAGTTTTCTATCCGTCTCATTTTGCTGCTCAGCAGATTCTTCAAGGTCTTTGAACTGATGTACGTTTCCTCGGCGGTTATATTTACCTGAGTTTGAAATTTCTGTGCTGATTCACAAGGTTGTCGTGACTATTAAAATTATGCTTACTTAGTATATGTTCCTCAGGATGTTGTCCAATTTCTTTTCCTTCATTATGATTGGAGTTTTCATGGATAAATTGCTGGTGATACcgtattatttcataatttatcaGATCCTTAGCACTCTTTCTTGTAAATATGCGAGCAATGTCATATGGAGGAGGTTTAAGTAGAGTGACTGCTAAGTTATTACTCACGTCATCCAATTCAGAAGTTAAGTGGCATTGTGAACGCAGATTTGGTAATGAGGTTAAGTAACTAGATTCTTGTGTATCGCTTTCAGAGACTGACTCGAACTGTGTAAGGCCATTGGTATTGTGATCCATTTGATGATGATTTCTCGTTACATTACTATTGTCAGCTAGTAGTGATGAATCATCTATATTCAGTACATCTGTTCCCATATTTTCAATTAAGCTATATGAATTGCAGTTGTCACTACTAAAAAACACGCGTGCCTCTTGAACTCTTAACAGCTCCGATCCACTCGGTCTTCGATCGTTGCGAATATACTTAGCCAACAAGCGTAATTCTTTCGGATACGGTGTAGGAGAGCGCATTAAGCGCATACTCCCATCCACGACATCATTATATGTTAAGTTATTTTTTGAAACACTAATATTTTGAATAGTGTTTGCTTCTTGGTTGTTCGTCGTATCGCTAACAATTTCAAATCTGCGAGGCAATACTTCTTTCGGTGGAGCGCTCATAATAATTGTCTTTTCTGCAAAACAGATTCGACGTAATGGATAAGAGTTATTTGCTTGGGACTCATGTCGGTAAGAATTAccatattcaatattttctattgATCGTTTGAAAGTATGAGGATCATTAGAAAAACTTGGTGAGCGGGTTTCATAATTGTATGTACTCATACATTTGCTTACTTGCGGTAGCATAAAACAAGTTAGTTCTAGTTTTGTATTGATATCCAGATATTGTAAAGGCACGAGAGGTTGTGACTGGTTATCACTTATCCACAATGACGTTAAATTCGTTAGGTTCAGGACAGATAGAGGTAGTGAGGATATTCgattatttactatattaagAACTCTAAGATTAGTAAGTCGGCCGGTACTTTTTGACAACTCGGATATCTTGTTTCTGCTTATGCTCAAAATCCTTAATTCGCTGCAGCTGCATATTTCATCTGGTAAAGAAATAAGGTCATTGTCATCGACAAAGAGGTAACGTAACTTCCGTAACATTCCAATTGTAGTTGGTAAACAGGTAAGATTGTTGTGACTGAGTTCCAGCTCTTCAATATATTCCAAATTAGAAATGCTATCAGGTAATTGTCGCACATTGTTCGATTCGCATTTCAATGTAACTAGAGACTTCAACGAGCCAATACTAAATGGAAATCTACTTAAATTATTTCCGCACAAAGACAACATCTCAATGTTCCGCCAATTACACATGTCCATTGGAAGTATACTAATGTTATTGCCAGCGCCATCGAAATGTAAAAGATCACGCAATTTGCCAACACTAGTCGAAACTCGATTAATTTGGTTAAAATCTATCCACAGTTCACGCAATTGTTTCAATTCACCAACTACTTCCGGCTAAAACAATACTTTATTTTAGCAAGTAACAATGAGTACGCAAATATCTTCGACTATGCCGAAGAACCAAAACCTTTCACTAAAACGAAATTTCAGCTCTTTAAACTCAACATCTACCTCTTTGTCAAGGGTGATTTAGTGCAAGTGACGTTAGTTCTTTACTTAATTCAACTGTTCAAATTTCGTTAGCTAGCGCCATGGTAacgcaattgaaaataaaaactagtTGTCCGTTCCCAAAACgaccataatttttatttgacctAGAgatgtcacttcagcagcattccccaagaGTATATAGTTATTGTATTTATGCTGAAACAATAACCCCTAAACTATCTGTAAGAGTTTTTGAACCCATTTGCACAGaactgaaatataaaaaaaaataccagctaACTCGCggaaggatggttccatgtgtagaagttcCCGTAAGTGAAGAAAGTTACTGATCGGCATTCACTTGGAAGCGGCCAGGATGATTCTTCTGCCTACGGTTCAAATAGCTCACAACTCCCAGGATTAGTCCAAGTATCGTCTGGGTaccttccgaacacccgttcgggagtgagctagcGTGAGAAGGCAAATCATtctaggatagctggttgtgcgctgggtttgggacccgccacttaaaaatcccccggAATGAAAAGAtatacaaagcctcggatgagaactactgatgacgacccctgcaagcgaaataaggaatatgatttgagggcatgcacctggaatttCCGGTCCCTTAATGAGGTGACTCTGCCCGGTTGGTTGATGTTCTCGTGAGAGTAAGGGCAgatatcactgccattcaagagatgcgatggacggggcaaggctaGGAGGAGAAGGACGATGCCACCatagattccttctatgagcgcttggaaagttcctatgagcgctgcccccgccacgacataaaatcGTGCTTGGTGACTGCAACGCTCAGGTGAGCAAGGAGAGAACTTTTGGTCCCACAGtgggaaaattcagcctgcacaacggaAGATCCGGAAACGGACAGAGGCGGATCGACTTCGCCGTAGtcgtagtctgcagcaccagaaacctggctgtctcctgatcgaaaaatgcgaaaccaaatcgatcatgttgtgatagatggaagacacgcttctagtgtattgaCTCgtatcattaccttgttgcagcaaaCTGCGCATAAGACTCTGTGCAGCAACAAACGTACATCtgcctacgcaaagaatgttcaacatcgaaaagctgcaatcacaacagacagccagaagattcgccactcgattCTCActtctgctctcagagagcactgcccaacaaaccggcaagCACAAGCAacggagcaacatttctcgttaactacgtaccgccgccgaagaagaaatcggattctggcg includes these proteins:
- the LOC129251234 gene encoding protein lap1 isoform X3; its protein translation is MALLRCFSCLAKENDEIILELDFSNNALTDIFPNVWQHERTLEELYLSSAHIKSLPPELFYCQNLRVLVVNNNNLESIPNAISALRQLQTLNLSRNSISTVPDNMKSCKNLTNLDLSCNNLKRLPNALTSLITLKELFLNETCLEFLPANFGRLINLEVLELRLNNLITLPKSMARLTNLLRLDIGYNEFTDLPEVVGELKQLRELWIDFNQINRVSTSVGKLRDLLHFDGAGNNISILPMDMCNWRNIEMLSLCGNNLSRFPFSIGSLKSLVTLKCESNNVRQLPDSISNLEYIEELELSHNNLTCLPTTIGMLRKLRYLFVDDNDLISLPDEICSCSELRILSISRNKISELSKSTGRLTNLRVLNIVNNRISSLPLSVLNLTNLTSLWISDNQSQPLVPLQYLDINTKLELTCFMLPQVSKCMSTYNYETRSPSFSNDPHTFKRSIENIEYGNSYRHESQANNSYPLRRICFAEKTIIMSAPPKEVLPRRFEIVSDTTNNQEANTIQNISVSKNNLTYNDVVDGSMRLMRSPTPYPKELRLLAKYIRNDRRPSGSELLRVQEARVFFSSDNCNSYSLIENMGTDVLNIDDSSLLADNSNVTRNHHQMDHNTNGLTQFESVSESDTQESSYLTSLPNLRSQCHLTSELDDSAKDLINYEIIRYHQQFIHENSNHNEGKEIGQHPEEHILSKYNRRGNVHQFKDLEESAEQQNETDRKLHSLSYPSTSSAPNDSILTSGSIITMDNKNIKYTLQKPVLKKRPWLFGVHKNPTVIQVSLKWDDHVGFDIEELPHKEGVYVATTVPNTNAARFLCASDKLLEIDGHDLTNLNVFDAKSIISRSGHTMHIMLSRK
- the LOC129251234 gene encoding protein lap1 isoform X1, encoding MALLRCFSCLAKENDEIILELDFSNNALTDIFPNVWQHERTLEELYLSSAHIKSLPPELFYCQNLRVLVVNNNNLESIPNAISALRQLQTLNLSRNSISTVPDNMKSCKNLTNLDLSCNNLKRLPNALTSLITLKELFLNETCLEFLPANFGRLINLEVLELRLNNLITLPKSMARLTNLLRLDIGYNEFTDLPEVVGELKQLRELWIDFNQINRVSTSVGKLRDLLHFDGAGNNISILPMDMCNWRNIEMLSLCGNNLSRFPFSIGSLKSLVTLKCESNNVRQLPDSISNLEYIEELELSHNNLTCLPTTIGMLRKLRYLFVDDNDLISLPDEICSCSELRILSISRNKISELSKSTGRLTNLRVLNIVNNRISSLPLSVLNLTNLTSLWISDNQSQPLVPLQYLDINTKLELTCFMLPQVSKCMSTYNYETRSPSFSNDPHTFKRSIENIEYGNSYRHESQANNSYPLRRICFAEKTIIMSAPPKEVLPRRFEIVSDTTNNQEANTIQNISVSKNNLTYNDVVDGSMRLMRSPTPYPKELRLLAKYIRNDRRPSGSELLRVQEARVFFSSDNCNSYSLIENMGTDVLNIDDSSLLADNSNVTRNHHQMDHNTNGLTQFESVSESDTQESSYLTSLPNLRSQCHLTSELDDVSNNLAVTLLKPPPYDIARIFTRKSAKDLINYEIIRYHQQFIHENSNHNEGKEIGQHPEEHILSKYNRRGNVHQFKDLEESAEQQNETDRKLHSLSYPSTSSAPNDSILTSGSIITMDNKNIKYTLQKPVLKKRPWLFGVHKNPTVIQVSLKWDDHVGFDIEELPHKEGVYVATTVPNTNAARFLCASDKLLEIDGHDLTNLNVFDAKSIISRSGHTMHIMLSRK
- the LOC129251234 gene encoding protein lap1 isoform X2, which encodes MALLRCFSCLAKENDEIILELDFSNNALTDIFPNVWQHERTLEELYLSSAHIKSLPPELFYCQNLRVLVVNNNNLESIPNAISALRQLQTLNLSRNSISTVPDNMKSCKNLTNLDLSCNNLKRLPNALTSLITLKELFLNETCLEFLPANFGRLINLEVLELRLNNLITLPKSMARLTNLLRLDIGYNEFTDLPEVVGELKQLRELWIDFNQINRVSTSVGKLRDLLHFDGAGNNISILPMDMCNWRNIEMLSLCGNNLSRFPFSIGSLKSLVTLKCESNNVRQLPDSISNLEYIEELELSHNNLTCLPTTIGMLRKLRYLFVDDNDLISLPDEICSCSELRILSISRNKISELSKSTGRLTNLRVLNIVNNRISSLPLSVLNLTNLTSLWISDNQSQPLVPLQYLDINTKLELTCFMLPQVSKCMSTYNYETRSPSFSNDPHTFKRSIENIEYEKTIIMSAPPKEVLPRRFEIVSDTTNNQEANTIQNISVSKNNLTYNDVVDGSMRLMRSPTPYPKELRLLAKYIRNDRRPSGSELLRVQEARVFFSSDNCNSYSLIENMGTDVLNIDDSSLLADNSNVTRNHHQMDHNTNGLTQFESVSESDTQESSYLTSLPNLRSQCHLTSELDDVSNNLAVTLLKPPPYDIARIFTRKSAKDLINYEIIRYHQQFIHENSNHNEGKEIGQHPEEHILSKYNRRGNVHQFKDLEESAEQQNETDRKLHSLSYPSTSSAPNDSILTSGSIITMDNKNIKYTLQKPVLKKRPWLFGVHKNPTVIQVSLKWDDHVGFDIEELPHKEGVYVATTVPNTNAARFLCASDKLLEIDGHDLTNLNVFDAKSIISRSGHTMHIMLSRK